A single region of the Thermoanaerobacterium aotearoense genome encodes:
- a CDS encoding peptidase U32 family protein — translation MVELLSPAGDIERVKVAINYGADAVYFGGNNYGLRATVGFSMDEIKYAVEYVKNHDKKAYLTVNIFPHNDDLIGLPEYIHEVSKTGIDAVIISDPGVFSIVKEVAPKLEIHISTQANNVNYRSAIFWHDLGAKRIVLARELSLQEIEQIRQKTPDDLELEVFVHGAMCISYSGRCLLSNYLTGRDANKGECTHPCRWKYYLVEEKRPGQYMRIEEDDRGTYIMNSKDLCMIKYIPDVIKAGVTSLKIEGRNKSSYYVAVVTKAYRKAIDDYLEFGDKYVFDESLLEELGKVSNRDFTTGFYFGKPGSESHNYDFSSYIRNYNIVGMVMDYDDKSGMAVIEQRNRFFSGDVVEIVGPKDMFTETIDKMYDIEGNEIEVAPHPQMIVKIPLKRKVEKYYILRKKV, via the coding sequence ATGGTTGAATTATTGTCGCCAGCCGGTGATATAGAAAGAGTGAAAGTTGCGATAAATTATGGAGCCGATGCTGTTTATTTCGGCGGAAACAATTATGGACTTAGAGCTACAGTCGGCTTTAGCATGGATGAGATAAAATATGCAGTTGAGTACGTTAAAAATCATGACAAAAAAGCTTATTTAACTGTAAACATATTTCCTCACAATGATGACCTTATTGGATTGCCAGAATATATACACGAAGTTAGTAAAACGGGAATAGACGCAGTGATAATTTCTGATCCTGGTGTGTTTTCAATAGTTAAGGAAGTTGCGCCAAAGCTTGAAATTCATATAAGCACACAGGCTAATAACGTTAATTACAGAAGCGCAATTTTTTGGCATGACTTAGGTGCGAAGCGCATTGTTTTGGCTAGAGAATTGTCACTGCAAGAAATAGAGCAGATTAGACAAAAGACTCCAGATGATTTGGAATTGGAAGTGTTCGTCCACGGTGCAATGTGCATTTCATATTCTGGCAGATGTCTTCTTAGCAATTACTTAACGGGAAGAGATGCAAATAAAGGTGAATGTACACATCCATGCAGATGGAAATATTATCTTGTTGAAGAGAAAAGACCTGGACAGTACATGAGGATAGAAGAAGATGACAGAGGAACGTATATAATGAATTCAAAAGATCTGTGCATGATAAAGTATATTCCGGATGTCATTAAAGCAGGTGTTACCAGCCTAAAGATAGAAGGCAGAAACAAAAGCTCGTATTATGTTGCTGTTGTGACAAAAGCTTATAGAAAAGCAATTGATGATTATCTGGAATTTGGCGATAAATATGTTTTTGATGAAAGTCTTTTGGAAGAATTAGGCAAAGTAAGCAATAGAGATTTTACGACTGGTTTTTATTTCGGAAAGCCTGGCTCTGAATCACACAATTATGATTTTTCATCATACATCAGAAATTACAATATTGTTGGAATGGTGATGGATTACGATGATAAAAGCGGAATGGCTGTAATTGAGCAAAGAAACAGATTTTTTTCAGGTGATGTAGTAGAGATCGTAGGTCCTAAAGATATGTTTACGGAAACTATTGATAAAATGTATGATATAGAAGGCAATGAAATCGAAGTTGCGCCACATCCACAGATGATTGTGAAGATTCCATTAAAGAGGAAGGTAGAAAAATATTACATTCTTAGGAAAAAAGTATAG
- a CDS encoding peptidoglycan D,D-transpeptidase FtsI family protein has product MNKKNLRFIVLNTTTTLLILSLLIRLFYIQYVKGETYAKIAVDQKIQSLNLDKKRGEIYDRNLIPFTDRTSIKYVYAIPGLIINKKAASQIINKLTGISESEIYKNLNTGKDILSYKVKYTYDEKLPVGIFILNIPQRYDSNSLARHIIGYSGSTNYGLEDTFNKVLSTNGYDFIAVFKDNNNDYLKGLGVKIRSTDKNVYSIQTTLDYHIQKAVENILDKNNINGAAVVLSVKNGDILAMASRPNYDQNKVSDYLNSKNEELLNKAVMNYPPGSIFKIIVASAALENKKVNIYDNFIDEPYINIDGVIYHNFMDESNGLINMIKAFEVSSNTTFIKIGQKTGGGDIIEMAKKFGITKDDNLPIEEQIGTLPSLENTLGAGIGNLSIGQGDVTMTPLQAADVAATIANNGIRNVPNLLKAIVDENGNIVENLHKVNSYRVVSESTAESVKEMMRDVVVNGTGKNAETEYKSAGKTGSAEVNREKNIYHAWFTGFVPYDEPVYAISVFVKNGDIGGIKAAPIFKQIAEEIMKYYK; this is encoded by the coding sequence ATGAATAAGAAAAACCTTAGGTTTATTGTTTTAAATACTACAACGACACTTCTTATCTTATCTTTATTGATAAGGCTTTTTTATATACAATACGTAAAAGGCGAAACATACGCTAAAATTGCTGTAGACCAAAAAATTCAAAGTTTAAATTTAGACAAAAAACGTGGTGAAATCTACGATAGAAATTTAATACCTTTTACAGACAGAACTTCAATAAAATACGTGTATGCAATTCCCGGCTTGATCATCAATAAAAAAGCAGCATCACAAATCATAAATAAACTGACAGGCATTTCAGAAAGTGAGATATATAAAAATCTAAATACTGGGAAAGATATTCTTAGTTATAAAGTAAAATATACATACGACGAAAAGTTGCCTGTCGGAATCTTTATACTCAATATTCCTCAAAGATATGACTCTAATTCATTGGCGAGACACATAATAGGATACAGTGGCAGCACTAATTATGGATTGGAAGATACATTCAACAAAGTTTTAAGCACTAACGGATATGATTTCATAGCTGTATTTAAAGACAACAATAATGACTATTTAAAAGGATTGGGTGTAAAAATAAGAAGCACTGATAAAAATGTATATTCGATTCAAACTACACTCGATTATCATATTCAGAAAGCGGTAGAAAATATTTTGGATAAAAACAATATTAACGGTGCTGCAGTTGTTTTAAGTGTAAAAAATGGAGATATTTTGGCAATGGCTTCAAGGCCCAACTACGACCAAAATAAAGTTAGCGATTATCTAAACAGCAAAAACGAAGAACTGCTAAACAAAGCAGTGATGAATTATCCGCCGGGATCCATTTTTAAAATAATAGTGGCATCTGCTGCATTAGAAAATAAAAAGGTTAATATATACGATAACTTTATTGACGAACCGTACATAAACATCGATGGAGTGATTTACCATAATTTTATGGATGAGTCAAATGGATTGATTAATATGATTAAAGCATTTGAAGTCTCATCGAATACGACATTTATAAAGATTGGGCAAAAGACAGGTGGCGGCGATATAATAGAAATGGCAAAAAAATTTGGAATAACAAAGGACGATAATCTGCCGATAGAGGAACAAATTGGCACATTGCCATCATTGGAAAATACATTAGGTGCTGGGATAGGTAATCTTTCGATTGGGCAGGGAGATGTCACAATGACTCCGTTGCAAGCTGCCGATGTTGCAGCGACCATTGCCAATAATGGTATAAGAAATGTTCCTAATCTTTTAAAAGCTATTGTAGACGAGAATGGCAATATTGTGGAAAATTTACACAAAGTAAATTCATACAGAGTTGTAAGTGAAAGTACAGCAGAAAGTGTAAAAGAAATGATGAGAGATGTTGTAGTAAATGGAACCGGAAAAAACGCAGAAACTGAGTATAAGTCGGCGGGAAAAACTGGTTCGGCTGAAGTAAACAGAGAAAAAAATATATATCATGCATGGTTTACTGGCTTTGTTCCTTATGATGAGCCTGTTTATGCAATATCAGTTTTTGTTAAAAATGGTGATATTGGTGGGATTAAAGCAGCTCCAATATTTAAACAAATAGCTGAAGAAATAATGAAATACTATAAATGA
- the mltG gene encoding endolytic transglycosylase MltG, whose amino-acid sequence MINVKGKVKKRSLVTIVIVVFFIISAAIYYESLFKPVDNNPTEKEVVIPQGASTLEIAKILRNKDLIKSEWFFIFRSKFYDDGVQMKAGKYLLSSNMTTDEIIEKLKEGKVVLDTVKFTIPEGFTVSEIADRLQQMGIVKKSDFMNEAQNGVFNYEFLKDIPKDRPDRLEGYLFPDTYIIKRGTSAHDIINLMLVRFDEIYKSYIKGKETNVGMTTDKIVIVASMIEKEAKIDKDRPLIAGVIYNRLNKNMKLQIDATVEYAIGEHKDKLSLDDLKVNSPYNTYLHYGLPIGPISNPGLKSIEAAINPAKHDYYYYVAQSDGSHIFSKTYLDQLNAEKKVN is encoded by the coding sequence ATGATAAATGTAAAGGGGAAAGTAAAAAAAAGATCGCTTGTTACGATTGTCATTGTAGTTTTTTTTATCATATCAGCGGCTATATATTATGAGAGTTTGTTTAAGCCTGTTGATAATAACCCGACTGAAAAAGAAGTTGTCATACCGCAAGGTGCGTCTACTTTAGAAATAGCTAAGATATTGCGAAATAAAGACTTAATAAAAAGCGAGTGGTTTTTTATTTTTCGTTCAAAATTTTACGATGATGGCGTCCAAATGAAAGCAGGAAAGTATCTTTTAAGTTCAAATATGACTACGGATGAGATAATTGAGAAGCTAAAAGAAGGAAAGGTTGTATTAGATACTGTCAAATTTACTATACCTGAAGGATTTACTGTAAGTGAGATTGCAGACCGTTTGCAGCAGATGGGGATAGTCAAGAAAAGCGATTTTATGAATGAAGCTCAAAATGGTGTGTTTAATTATGAATTTTTAAAAGATATTCCTAAAGATAGACCTGATCGCTTAGAGGGATATCTTTTCCCTGACACATATATAATAAAAAGAGGAACCAGCGCTCATGATATTATAAATCTTATGCTGGTAAGGTTTGACGAAATATATAAATCTTATATAAAAGGGAAAGAGACAAATGTTGGCATGACTACCGACAAAATTGTGATAGTAGCCTCAATGATTGAAAAAGAAGCTAAAATAGACAAAGACAGACCACTTATTGCTGGTGTAATATACAACAGATTAAATAAAAACATGAAATTGCAGATTGATGCTACCGTTGAATATGCCATAGGAGAGCACAAAGACAAATTGTCTCTTGATGATTTGAAAGTTAATTCACCATATAATACCTATTTGCATTACGGATTGCCGATAGGGCCGATCAGCAATCCGGGTTTAAAATCCATAGAAGCAGCTATAAATCCTGCGAAACATGATTATTACTACTATGTGGCTCAAAGTGATGGCTCTCATATTTTTAGCAAGACGTATTTAGATCAGTTAAATGCAGAAAAAAAGGTCAATTAA
- a CDS encoding O-methyltransferase, whose product MIDSDIKFIRQLFDVSQGLLREIESYASDNFIPIVKPEVAKFLETIIKVKQPENILEIGTAIGYSSIVMLLAYEKCKILTIEKDMDMAEMAKNNFIKASLLDRVELIKGDALDVLPCLNKKYDLIFIDAAKGHYKEFFDESLRLLNDRGILICDNILYKGYVAAEKHVKHKPRTIVYRMRDFILYVLNKTEISTTIIPIGDGLSISVKE is encoded by the coding sequence ATGATAGATAGCGACATAAAATTTATAAGGCAATTGTTTGATGTAAGTCAAGGGCTGCTTAGAGAAATCGAGAGTTATGCAAGTGATAATTTTATTCCAATCGTAAAACCTGAAGTTGCGAAATTTTTGGAGACAATTATAAAAGTCAAGCAGCCAGAAAATATTTTAGAAATAGGCACAGCCATTGGATATTCTTCTATCGTGATGCTATTAGCTTATGAAAAATGTAAAATCCTTACTATTGAAAAAGACATGGATATGGCTGAGATGGCAAAAAATAATTTTATTAAAGCTTCTCTTTTAGATAGGGTCGAACTTATAAAAGGCGATGCTTTGGACGTTTTGCCTTGCCTTAATAAAAAGTACGACTTAATATTTATTGATGCAGCGAAAGGCCATTATAAGGAATTTTTTGACGAATCTTTAAGATTATTAAATGATAGAGGCATTTTGATTTGCGATAATATTTTGTATAAAGGTTATGTTGCTGCTGAAAAGCATGTAAAACATAAGCCAAGAACAATAGTTTACAGGATGAGAGATTTTATCTTGTATGTTTTAAACAAGACAGAGATATCTACGACAATTATACCCATAGGTGATGGACTGTCTATAAGCGTAAAGGAGTGA
- a CDS encoding ribonuclease J — MYLTNKTKLKIIPLGGLNEIGKNMTVIEYGNDIIVIDCGLAFPDDEMLGIDLVIPDISYLLKNKEKVRAIVLTHGHEDHIGALPYVLRQLNVPVYGTRLTLGLVEYKLKENGLLRDSKLVTVKPRETVTFGQLKVEFIRTSHSIADSAALAIHTPVGVVFHSGDFKIDFTPIGGEVADFHRFAELGEQGVLVMMCDSTNIERPGYTMSEKTVGDTFDNIFRKAEQRIIVATFASNIHRVQQIIDSAYKYGRKVSISGRSMINVINVANELGYLSIPEGTLVDIDEANKLPYNEVVIITTGSQGEPMSALTRMASSEHKKVEIVPGDTVVISASAIPGNEKLISRVINQLFKKGAEVIYDALADVHVSGHACQEEIKLLHTLIKPQFFIPVHGEYRHLKQHAKLAEDLGMDPKNIFIADNGTVIEFTKNSGRIAGTVTAGKVLVDGLGVGDVGNIVLRDRKHLSQDGLLVVVVTISKEKGSVIAGPDIISRGFVYVRESEDLMEEAKNLVKETLSQCEKDDITEWSSIKTMIKECLSSFLYEKTKRNPMILPIIMEI, encoded by the coding sequence ATGTATTTGACAAATAAGACAAAATTAAAAATCATACCTTTGGGCGGGTTAAATGAAATCGGGAAAAATATGACCGTAATTGAGTACGGAAATGACATTATTGTCATTGACTGCGGTCTTGCTTTTCCTGATGACGAGATGTTGGGTATAGATCTTGTCATCCCAGACATTTCGTATTTATTGAAGAACAAAGAAAAAGTCAGGGCTATCGTTTTGACGCACGGGCATGAAGACCACATTGGAGCTTTGCCTTATGTTCTAAGGCAATTAAATGTGCCTGTGTATGGGACACGTTTGACGCTTGGCTTAGTTGAGTACAAATTAAAAGAAAATGGGCTTTTAAGAGATAGCAAATTGGTAACGGTGAAACCTCGAGAGACAGTGACGTTTGGGCAACTTAAAGTAGAATTTATAAGAACATCTCACAGCATTGCTGATTCGGCAGCGTTGGCTATTCATACACCTGTTGGAGTCGTATTTCACTCTGGCGATTTTAAGATAGACTTTACACCAATTGGTGGAGAAGTGGCTGATTTTCATAGATTTGCCGAATTAGGAGAACAAGGCGTTCTCGTCATGATGTGTGATAGTACAAATATCGAAAGACCAGGTTATACGATGTCTGAGAAAACTGTTGGAGACACATTTGACAATATATTCAGAAAAGCTGAACAGAGGATAATCGTAGCTACATTTGCATCAAACATTCATCGCGTTCAGCAGATAATCGATTCTGCTTACAAGTATGGAAGAAAAGTTTCGATTTCAGGGCGAAGTATGATAAATGTCATAAATGTTGCCAATGAATTAGGGTATTTAAGCATACCAGAAGGTACACTTGTAGATATCGATGAAGCTAATAAACTTCCGTATAATGAAGTAGTCATTATTACTACTGGCAGTCAAGGAGAGCCTATGTCAGCATTGACAAGAATGGCATCTTCAGAACACAAAAAAGTTGAGATAGTGCCAGGTGATACAGTTGTGATATCTGCTTCTGCTATACCTGGCAACGAAAAATTAATATCAAGGGTGATAAATCAACTGTTCAAAAAGGGTGCAGAAGTAATTTACGATGCACTGGCTGATGTACATGTATCCGGACATGCATGCCAAGAAGAAATCAAGCTGCTCCACACACTAATAAAACCGCAATTTTTTATTCCCGTACATGGAGAATACAGGCATTTGAAACAACATGCCAAACTGGCAGAAGATCTTGGTATGGATCCTAAAAACATATTCATTGCTGATAATGGTACAGTGATTGAATTTACGAAAAATTCGGGTCGGATTGCCGGTACAGTAACTGCAGGCAAAGTATTGGTTGACGGATTAGGAGTTGGCGATGTAGGAAATATAGTCTTGAGAGATAGGAAACATCTTTCTCAGGATGGTTTGTTGGTGGTTGTTGTCACCATATCTAAAGAAAAAGGTTCTGTAATCGCTGGACCTGATATAATATCGAGAGGCTTTGTATATGTGAGAGAATCAGAAGATTTGATGGAGGAAGCTAAAAATCTCGTTAAAGAAACTCTTTCACAATGTGAGAAGGATGATATAACAGAATGGTCGTCTATAAAGACTATGATTAAGGAATGTTTAAGCAGCTTTTTATATGAAAAAACAAAGAGAAATCCAATGATATTACCTATAATAATGGAAATATAG
- a CDS encoding YlbF family regulator — protein sequence MNVYDKAYELKRAIEELPEYKAFKDAFKKIESNEQNKKMLEDFRKKQLEIQTKELTGKEITKEDEEMLKKLYDILSLNPELNAYLSAEYSFSRIMDDITKIIMDVVNLK from the coding sequence ATGAACGTATATGATAAAGCGTATGAATTAAAAAGAGCAATAGAAGAGCTGCCTGAATATAAAGCATTTAAAGATGCATTCAAAAAAATTGAGTCTAATGAACAAAATAAAAAAATGTTAGAAGATTTTAGGAAAAAACAATTAGAAATTCAGACGAAAGAACTGACGGGAAAAGAAATAACAAAAGAAGATGAAGAAATGCTGAAAAAGCTTTATGATATACTAAGCTTAAATCCTGAATTAAATGCTTATCTTTCTGCAGAATACAGTTTTTCCAGGATAATGGATGACATTACAAAGATTATAATGGATGTTGTTAATTTAAAATAA
- a CDS encoding CHC2 zinc finger domain-containing protein has translation MTSNFIVADKFQEVKTSVTLLEAIERYGLNPIKKGSRYWALCPFHADKNPSMAIYDEAYHCYGCQAHGDVIDFTARYFNITPLEATKKLASDFGIRLEGSKPSKEAQRKIRQKQELDKLYKEYNKKFNEVYDYLCRLNQLYQKIKQAIETPEDMDIPEFVEACHMQDIVQYWLNVLLDGNIKEKIQVLKEVQEWKQRRK, from the coding sequence ATGACTTCTAACTTTATTGTAGCTGATAAATTTCAAGAAGTCAAAACATCGGTTACACTCCTAGAGGCGATTGAACGCTATGGGCTTAATCCTATAAAGAAAGGCTCACGTTATTGGGCATTATGTCCGTTCCATGCCGACAAAAATCCTTCTATGGCAATTTATGATGAAGCCTATCATTGCTATGGATGCCAAGCACATGGCGATGTAATAGACTTCACAGCAAGGTATTTTAATATCACACCATTAGAAGCAACCAAAAAGCTAGCGAGTGATTTTGGCATACGCCTAGAAGGGAGTAAACCCAGCAAAGAGGCACAGCGAAAGATTAGGCAAAAGCAGGAGTTAGACAAGCTTTATAAAGAGTACAACAAAAAATTCAACGAAGTTTATGATTATCTTTGTCGGCTTAATCAATTATATCAAAAGATTAAGCAAGCTATAGAAACACCTGAAGATATGGATATTCCCGAATTTGTAGAAGCATGCCATATGCAGGACATAGTCCAATATTGGCTCAATGTCTTGTTAGATGGCAACATAAAAGAAAAAATTCAAGTGTTGAAGGAGGTACAGGAATGGAAACAAAGGAGGAAGTAA
- a CDS encoding helix-turn-helix domain-containing protein — protein MEKRLLRLPEVARILDLKEDRVYALARQGIIPVVRIGRQLRIDPTKLQQWIDNGGQGFAGGWKKEA, from the coding sequence GTGGAAAAACGGTTACTACGATTGCCAGAGGTAGCAAGAATACTTGACCTAAAGGAGGATCGAGTTTATGCATTGGCAAGGCAAGGTATTATTCCAGTAGTTCGTATAGGACGCCAATTGCGGATTGACCCCACTAAACTTCAGCAGTGGATTGACAACGGTGGGCAAGGTTTTGCAGGCGGATGGAAAAAGGAGGCTTAA